From the Leptospira sp. WS60.C2 genome, one window contains:
- a CDS encoding RNA-binding protein, translated as MVSNKIYVGNLKFSLKEENIRQIFSVYGVIQDLKMIHDRETGNFRGFAFITYANPSEAEEAVAQMNGQPVDGRNLKVTFAEDKRKEKQN; from the coding sequence ATGGTTTCAAATAAAATTTATGTAGGGAACTTAAAATTTTCCCTCAAGGAAGAGAATATCCGGCAAATTTTTTCAGTGTATGGAGTGATCCAAGATTTGAAAATGATTCATGATAGGGAAACTGGAAATTTCAGGGGATTTGCGTTCATTACCTATGCAAATCCTAGTGAGGCGGAGGAGGCAGTGGCGCAAATGAATGGCCAACCTGTCGATGGCCGAAATCTCAAAGTAACCTTTGCCGAGGACAAAAGAAAAGAAAAGCAGAATTAA
- a CDS encoding EAL domain-containing protein has protein sequence MNEKPYILCIDDEFFILWNLKEQLKKVFGTGFSIETAESAESAKEIIKEIENANGDLAVVICDHVMPGQKGDDFLIQLQNSHPRTKKIMLTGQAPAQAIGNALNHGCLYRYLSKPWDAHDLELTIKQAIDAYFQEKSLEEKNKELVDSLYFHRDTKYPNFESLAKVLKQNSQNHKDQSILLIKIVTFPNIIKTFGIEVYRKIFRKLLQQLTVHLHNEHKVFHLYSDEIAILSDLPEQSLVDLIRSFRMMLKSDEFFLDGVGFHLDCRYASASGQEDCYYKAKLALFQAEIQNTRDFVSYTEDLSTDHHLQNFQLSQKIYRAIGEKKIVPYFQGILDNQTREIRKFECLARIKDKDTILTPDVFLKLAKVTGSIRMIGLQMIDESMQYFSNYPYDFSINLTESELEYTSFSKWVEARLSQYKIDPKRLTFEILEDISFSEHKNSVSTIKDLKAIGCQIAIDDFGVQYSNLARLLEFKPDYLKIDGKFIKDLPENRTAYLLVQGMVELARGIGAKVVAEFVDRPAIQDLVESLGIDFSQGYLFMKPQATLPEVLSLKL, from the coding sequence TTGAACGAAAAACCATACATCCTTTGCATTGATGATGAATTCTTCATCCTCTGGAACTTAAAAGAACAACTGAAGAAAGTTTTTGGTACTGGATTCTCGATCGAAACTGCGGAAAGTGCCGAATCCGCAAAGGAAATCATCAAAGAAATCGAGAATGCAAACGGCGATTTAGCCGTTGTCATCTGCGACCACGTGATGCCAGGGCAAAAAGGGGATGATTTTCTCATCCAATTACAAAATTCCCACCCTAGAACTAAAAAAATCATGCTCACAGGACAAGCACCTGCACAAGCCATAGGGAATGCACTGAACCATGGATGTTTGTACCGCTACCTTTCCAAACCGTGGGATGCCCATGATCTAGAACTTACCATCAAACAAGCCATTGACGCATATTTCCAAGAAAAGTCATTAGAAGAGAAAAATAAGGAATTAGTTGATTCCCTATACTTTCACCGGGACACCAAGTATCCCAATTTTGAATCTTTGGCAAAGGTTCTGAAACAAAACAGCCAGAATCATAAAGACCAATCTATTTTACTCATCAAAATAGTAACGTTTCCAAATATAATCAAAACCTTCGGGATAGAAGTGTATCGAAAGATTTTTCGCAAGTTACTACAACAATTAACAGTTCATCTGCATAACGAACATAAAGTATTCCATTTGTATTCTGATGAGATAGCCATTTTATCAGATCTGCCAGAACAATCGTTAGTGGATCTGATCCGAAGTTTCAGAATGATGTTAAAGTCTGATGAATTTTTTTTAGATGGGGTTGGGTTTCATTTAGATTGTCGTTATGCCTCCGCAAGTGGGCAGGAAGATTGTTATTACAAAGCAAAACTTGCTCTCTTCCAAGCAGAGATTCAAAACACGAGAGATTTTGTTTCTTATACAGAAGATCTATCGACAGATCACCACTTACAAAATTTCCAACTCAGTCAAAAAATATACAGAGCTATTGGTGAGAAAAAAATCGTTCCCTACTTTCAAGGTATACTCGATAACCAAACTAGGGAAATTCGAAAATTTGAATGCCTGGCAAGAATCAAAGACAAAGATACGATCTTAACACCCGATGTCTTTCTGAAACTTGCCAAAGTCACAGGAAGCATCCGAATGATCGGCTTACAAATGATTGATGAATCTATGCAATATTTTTCAAATTACCCTTATGATTTTTCAATCAACCTTACCGAATCCGAATTGGAATACACTAGTTTCAGTAAATGGGTAGAAGCAAGACTCAGCCAATACAAAATTGATCCCAAACGTTTGACATTTGAAATCTTAGAAGATATTAGTTTCTCGGAACACAAAAACAGCGTTTCCACAATCAAAGATTTAAAAGCCATTGGATGCCAAATTGCAATTGATGATTTTGGCGTACAATATTCTAACTTAGCAAGATTATTAGAATTTAAACCTGATTATCTTAAAATTGATGGTAAGTTCATCAAAGATCTTCCAGAAAATCGAACTGCTTACCTTCTCGTTCAAGGTATGGTGGAACTTGCCAGAGGAATTGGAGCCAAAGTGGTAGCAGAGTTTGTTGATCGACCAGCAATACAGGACTTAGTCGAATCTTTGGGGATTGATTTCTCGCAAGGTTAT